The Candidatus Koribacter versatilis Ellin345 genome has a segment encoding these proteins:
- a CDS encoding YifB family Mg chelatase-like AAA ATPase, with the protein MLFRTKSAAVYGIDAHIIDVEVDVAAQLSEKPLFTTVGLPDAAVRESRERVRAALRNAGYDVPNTTITVNLAPADIKKEGSGFDLPMAAGILGAYGGLNKQTLDDVVMVGELSLDGSIRGVRGTLSTAVAARAAKIKRLFVPVENAREAAVVDGIEIYPVKTLMDVVHLINTGNGIEPVKVDSQAVLNEAQHFNVDFKDVRGQQTAKRALEVACAGGHNILMIGPPGSGKTMLAKRIPTIMPPLTFEEALETTKIHSVAGVLDSRAGLVGVRPFRSPHHSVSDAGLIGGGAVPRPGEVSLAHHGVLFLDELPEFPRNVLEVMRQPLEDGTVTISRAAMSLTFPARFMLAAAMNPCPCGYFNDRTRECKCSQPMIQRYVAKISGPLLDRIDIHIDVPAVNYKELRSGQAPEGSTQIRERVLHAREIQLNRFAKERIYANAQMSSRQIRTYCELSSEGEHMLERAMSQRGLSARAHDRILKVARTIADLDAAAQIESRHIAEAIQYRALDRTFWA; encoded by the coding sequence ATGCTTTTTCGCACCAAGAGCGCCGCGGTGTACGGTATCGACGCGCACATCATCGATGTTGAGGTGGATGTAGCCGCGCAACTCTCAGAAAAACCACTGTTTACTACCGTCGGGCTGCCCGATGCCGCAGTGCGCGAAAGCCGCGAACGGGTGCGCGCCGCTCTAAGGAATGCGGGTTACGACGTTCCTAATACCACCATCACCGTGAACCTGGCGCCCGCCGATATAAAGAAAGAAGGCTCTGGCTTCGATCTCCCGATGGCTGCCGGAATCTTGGGCGCCTACGGTGGCCTGAATAAGCAGACGCTGGACGATGTGGTGATGGTCGGCGAACTGTCGCTCGATGGCTCGATTCGCGGCGTACGGGGGACGTTATCCACCGCAGTCGCCGCCCGGGCAGCGAAGATCAAGCGGCTTTTCGTTCCGGTGGAGAATGCGCGGGAAGCCGCTGTGGTGGACGGGATCGAGATCTACCCGGTCAAGACGCTGATGGACGTAGTGCACCTGATCAACACCGGCAATGGCATTGAACCGGTGAAGGTTGATTCGCAGGCCGTCCTGAATGAAGCGCAACACTTCAACGTGGATTTCAAAGACGTGCGCGGGCAACAGACCGCGAAGCGCGCGCTGGAAGTCGCGTGCGCAGGCGGGCACAACATCCTGATGATCGGACCTCCGGGCAGCGGCAAGACCATGCTCGCGAAACGCATTCCGACCATCATGCCCCCGCTGACATTTGAAGAAGCGCTAGAGACCACCAAGATCCACAGCGTTGCGGGCGTTCTCGATTCCCGTGCCGGCTTAGTGGGCGTGCGCCCGTTTCGCTCTCCGCACCACTCGGTTTCCGACGCGGGATTGATTGGTGGTGGCGCGGTGCCGCGTCCCGGCGAAGTCTCGCTCGCGCACCATGGCGTGTTGTTCCTCGACGAACTGCCGGAGTTCCCGCGCAATGTGCTGGAGGTGATGCGGCAGCCGCTGGAAGACGGGACGGTGACGATTTCTCGCGCGGCGATGTCGCTGACGTTTCCAGCGCGCTTTATGCTGGCCGCCGCGATGAACCCGTGCCCGTGCGGGTATTTCAACGACCGCACTCGCGAGTGCAAATGCAGCCAGCCGATGATCCAACGGTACGTGGCGAAGATCTCCGGTCCGTTGCTCGATCGCATTGATATCCACATTGATGTGCCGGCAGTAAATTACAAGGAACTCCGCTCCGGCCAGGCACCCGAAGGATCGACGCAGATCCGCGAGCGAGTGCTGCATGCGCGTGAGATCCAGTTGAACCGTTTCGCCAAAGAACGGATTTACGCCAACGCGCAAATGAGTTCGCGCCAAATCCGCACCTACTGCGAGTTGTCGAGCGAGGGCGAACACATGCTGGAGCGTGCAATGTCGCAACGGGGCCTGAGCGCCCGCGCCCACGACCGCATTCTCAAAGTCGCGCGCACCATCGCCGATCTCGATGCGGCAGCGCAGATCGAGTCGCGGCACATCGCGGAGGCGATTCAGTATCGGGCGTTGGACCGTACGTTCTGGGCTTAG
- a CDS encoding type II toxin-antitoxin system Phd/YefM family antitoxin — protein sequence MAKTKKAKSQTKKSSYTIAEAQSAISRLVKLAADGREVILTDNGVPIAKIIRYEVPHRKAGSMKGRLTWTDDVFDPLNDQEMKDLGFE from the coding sequence GTGGCGAAGACGAAGAAAGCAAAGAGTCAGACCAAGAAGAGTTCCTACACAATTGCGGAAGCACAGTCCGCGATTTCCCGCCTTGTAAAACTGGCAGCAGACGGAAGAGAAGTGATCCTCACTGACAATGGCGTGCCGATCGCCAAGATCATTCGCTATGAAGTGCCGCATCGCAAAGCCGGCTCCATGAAGGGTCGACTGACCTGGACTGACGACGTTTTCGACCCCCTGAATGACCAGGAGATGAAAGATCTCGGCTTCGAGTAA
- a CDS encoding PilZ domain-containing protein produces the protein MARRREERIIISLPVRLWGMDVNGKPFTQNASSVDITRMGARIQGVTAQIQHGDIIGVQHGSDKARFRVIWVARPGSRNEGQIGVHCVEANKYIWGTVEPSNQADTWDPEAASASTHAVGAGGGVAAVMAASPSHKDNFVNDATREGRRRMPRYACRGGGEIRQPGMKTVVWGSMTDISRSGCYLETLTTLPRNAKCELMLNVEGIEVRAGAEVRVSHPSMGMGLQFIDVDPTDQKKLDDLLVKLAGGKEPEDRIVHPVSNEFATAIASAASQLRDLEACVSENEENVDPRLLSEFRSAVDHARSTTAAIEQWVDLQEQDRDPFPVLAAIETSRIRLTASFMRELVMDIDAATLHLGSEGVKELYEAARQLHLRIEQMIADATEPEDLLDADDDHAQSAD, from the coding sequence ATGGCTCGCAGGCGGGAAGAACGAATCATCATCAGCTTGCCCGTGCGTTTATGGGGCATGGACGTAAATGGGAAACCGTTTACGCAAAATGCCTCGTCCGTTGACATCACCCGAATGGGCGCCCGCATTCAGGGTGTCACGGCACAGATTCAGCATGGGGACATCATCGGCGTCCAGCACGGCAGCGACAAAGCTCGCTTCCGCGTTATCTGGGTCGCTCGGCCGGGATCGCGTAACGAAGGCCAGATCGGCGTGCATTGCGTCGAGGCCAACAAGTACATCTGGGGGACCGTCGAGCCGAGCAATCAGGCCGATACCTGGGATCCCGAAGCGGCTTCGGCCTCAACCCACGCGGTGGGCGCCGGCGGCGGAGTCGCCGCCGTCATGGCTGCCTCGCCATCGCACAAAGACAACTTCGTGAACGACGCCACCCGCGAGGGCCGGCGCCGCATGCCACGCTACGCGTGCCGCGGTGGTGGTGAAATTCGCCAGCCCGGAATGAAGACCGTGGTGTGGGGCTCGATGACCGACATCAGCCGCAGCGGATGCTATCTCGAAACGCTGACCACGCTGCCGCGCAATGCGAAGTGCGAACTCATGCTGAACGTAGAAGGCATTGAGGTACGCGCCGGCGCGGAAGTCCGCGTCTCGCATCCTTCGATGGGCATGGGCTTGCAGTTCATTGACGTCGATCCGACCGATCAGAAGAAGCTCGATGATCTGCTCGTGAAACTTGCGGGTGGCAAAGAGCCGGAAGATCGCATCGTGCATCCGGTGAGCAATGAGTTCGCGACCGCGATCGCCTCAGCGGCGTCGCAGCTTCGTGACCTCGAAGCCTGCGTATCGGAAAACGAGGAAAACGTCGATCCACGGCTGCTCTCCGAGTTCCGCAGCGCCGTCGATCATGCGCGTTCCACCACTGCAGCAATTGAGCAGTGGGTCGATTTGCAGGAGCAGGACCGCGATCCATTCCCGGTTCTCGCGGCGATTGAAACGAGCAGGATCCGTTTGACTGCGAGCTTCATGCGCGAGCTGGTGATGGACATTGACGCCGCAACTTTGCATCTCGGCAGCGAAGGTGTGAAGGAGTTGTACGAGGCGGCACGTCAGTTGCACCTGCGCATTGAGCAGATGATTGCAGATGCGACCGAGCCGGAAGATCTGCTCGACGCAGACGACGACCACGCACAATCAGCCGACTAG